The following coding sequences are from one Gossypium hirsutum isolate 1008001.06 chromosome A12, Gossypium_hirsutum_v2.1, whole genome shotgun sequence window:
- the LOC121211441 gene encoding uncharacterized protein, whose protein sequence is MNVEIYSRRHEAFRVIETIGRRPGILPRSYGVDLCNRRCDCRRFQTLHYPCAQVVAACAKVNLNVEQFVDDVYTLERTLRVWENEFPVLPDLSTWEVPPTTFKLVPDRGLRRNPRGRPQSSRIRNEMDIREKSDSKRCGLCRLAGHNRSKCPQLNYHIGQSSRSGRN, encoded by the coding sequence atgaatgtagaaatatattcacgacgCCATGAAGCATTTCGTGTTATAGAGACCATCGGTCGTCGACCCGGTATACTACCTAGGTCATATGGAGTTGATCTCTGTAACAGACGGTGTGATTGCAGGAGgttccaaacacttcattatccatgtgcgcAAGTCGTGGCAGCGTGTGCTAAGGTAAACCTTAATGTTGAACAATTTGTTGATGATGTGTACACACTCGAGCGCACGTTACGTGTCTGGGAAAATGAGTTCCCCGTCCTGCCTGACTTGTCTACGTGGGAGGTGCCTCCGACGACTTTCAAACTTGTCCCAGACAGAGGGCTACGCAGGAATCCGAGAGGTCGTCCGCAATCATCCAGAATTCGTAATGAGATGGATATTAGAGAGAAATCCGATAGTAAGCGTTGTGGATTATGCAGGTTAGCTGGTCATAACCGGAGTAAATGCCCGCAGCTAAACTATCATATTGGACAATCGTCACGATCGGGTAGGAATTGA
- the LOC107946266 gene encoding probable methyltransferase At1g27930 — protein sequence MKREDTVRNGHFLADRRWFFPIVITGLIAGAIVTSSFIKAADYSLLCSVANTRSPQGVGKGSATPIQLQAIIHYATSRITPQQNFREISVTFDVLKKRSPCNFLVFGLGYDSMMWTSLNPNGNTIFLEEDPKWVQTVLKDAPVLHAHPVKYRTQLKEADALLSHYRSEPSCFPSKAYLRGNDKCKLALRGFPDEFYDTEWDLMMIDAPRGYFPEAPGRMAAIFSAAVMARNRKGSGVTHVFLHDVDRRVEKVFAEEFLCRKYLVKSVGRLWHFEIPSAANMSSHGGAQFC from the coding sequence ATGAAAAGGGAAGATACAGTTAGGAATGGGCATTTCCTCGCCGATAGGAGATGGTTTTTCCCCATCGTTATCACCGGCCTTATAGCTGGTGCGATTGTTACTTCCAGCTTCATAAAAGCCGCCGATTACTCGCTGCTATGCTCCGTCGCCAACACCAGATCACCCCAGGGCGTTGGTAAAGGGTCGGCCACGCCGATCCAACTCCAAGCTATCATCCACTACGCCACATCACGCATCACACCGCAACAAAACTTCAGGGAGATCTCCGTTACCTTTGATGTCCTCAAGAAACGTTCTCCTTGTAATTTCCTCGTCTTTGGTCTCGGCTACGATTCCATGATGTGGACTTCGCTTAATCCCAATGGCAACACTATATTCCTGGAAGAGGATCCCAAATGGGTCCAGACCGTGCTCAAAGACGCGCCAGTCCTCCACGCCCACCCCGTCAAGTACCGTACGCAGCTCAAGGAAGCCGACGCTCTGCTCTCCCATTACCGCTCCGAACCCAGCTGTTTTCCCTCCAAAGCTTACTTACGAGGCAACGACAAGTGCAAGCTTGCCTTGAGGGGCTTTCCCGATGAGTTCTACGATACGGAGTGGGATTTAATGATGATCGACGCGCCGCGCGGATATTTCCCGGAGGCACCAGGAAGGATGGCTGCAATATTCTCGGCGGCGGTCATGGCGAGGAACAGGAAAGGGTCCGGCGTAACGCACGTGTTCTTGCACGACGTGGATCGGAGGGTGGAAAAGGTCTTCGCCGAGGAGTTTTTATGTAGAAAATACTTGGTTAAAAGTGTCGGTAGACTCTGGCATTTTGAGATTCCTTCCGCTGCTAACATGAGCAGCCACGGCGGCGCTCAGTTTTGCTAA